In Lactuca sativa cultivar Salinas chromosome 5, Lsat_Salinas_v11, whole genome shotgun sequence, the DNA window CTCGATTTGGGTGTCCTTTATCATCTAAAAATCCTTCATATGCGTTTGTTTTCAAGTAGTTGAGAATTCTAGACCTTACATGCTTATGCTTTGCAAATGCAATGCGTCTCTTCTGTATATTAGGCTGATACACCTGAAAAAAAATGGATTGGATTGGAATGAGTTATTATATTCACTAATTATTAAATGAAAGTTAGGTTATTTtctgtaattaattaattaattaattatcccTTGATATAAACCTGATAAATGCAGTATGCGATTAAAAGGGAAATGGTGACTATAAGCCCAATCAACACTGCCACGTGTCTTCCAGAAGTTGAATGCATGATTTGTGGGAATTGAACAACTATAAAAGGGAGCAAAGATACAGCCATTATCATTGCTGAATAGCTTGTCCAAATATCAGTACTTACACCAGAGCCTGCAATATAAaagaataattttaattttttggatATATAATTATGTTTTGTAATAATTAACATATCTAGAATAAGATAATTTTTTCTTAATGTACCTAATAAGTTGAATCCTTTTGTATCTTGGTTATCTATAGCAATTGAGTTTTGTAAATCACATTTTCCTACAATGATACATGTTCCCCATATgacagttaaaagcatgacagtTGATCCAGCTAATAATCCCATGCCAACAGAAACTTGGTCTTGAGCTGTTTCTGAGCTTCCAGATAATCCTGatactatatatataaaaagtagatcatacaaaatatgaaaatattaGAATTGTTGTATTATATTATTCAGTCATTAAACACATAGCTTTACAACCATGATACAGAGTTAAATGTAACATGTACACATAAAAATGAACAAGGAAACGGAAAATAATGAGTAAACaataaacaattaaaagaaaCACACGAAAACTGAGATACGATTTAGATAAAGAAAGggaaaataatcaagaataaagtcTTACAAGATAAAGTTTTGACAAGTCATCTGTACAGGTcataaaatgcatataaaaaATGCCACTTGTTCAAAACTATAGAATATTCACATCCAATAATTAATGCGTTAGTTACATCAACCGAATATCACGACTTAATAATGACCCCTAAGAAAAGAGAGGgaaatttgtaatttttttatttttatttatttatatatttagttTTTAAACGTGACCAGATTTGGACAGAGTTGAAATTTCTAAAAATCTTTTGAGTATCaacaacccaaattttaaaaATGAAGGGCAAATATGTAAAATCGATAGCTTTTAGTCCTTTCTTTGCGTGTCATCACAGGAAAAGAATCATTatcctttcctttttttttgtttatctACTATTTACTTTTTTTACTTCTTTTCTATCGAAACTTCCCACGAAGCAGCAAGAACAGTTAGTTAATTAGTTAACTCAATTATCAACAtcaatttcttttatgaaatatgAATCCTTTGATATAACATAATCCCAAGATAATGATGATTTAACTTAATAAAACGGAAGTATTTGAGTAGTTACAAAAGCCAATAAGAATTCGAAAAGATTATTCATATATGGTTTTAATTTTGTACCTAGAATGAGCATAGCGTCTGGAAGAGCGCCGAGAACTGGAAGAAACAGGCCGCCGACGATGCCCGGACCTAAAATCTCCAACATCAGCTCACTACCGGCGGAAAGGTAAGTAGCGGCGATGAACATAAGGTAACCGTAGACCAGAATGAGGAAGAGGTTGCCAAATACGGTGGTGGTGCAAGGCAAAAATCCATAAGTCTGCTCGCAGATTCCTGATTCCTCAGTCGAAGATGATAAGGATAGGAAGGGGTTTAGACGAAGTACACCTCTGGAACCACCGTGAACACCGTCATTTACGATATCAGAGGAGGaattggtggcggtggtggtggtggtgatgagacGACCGGCGGTTGCGGAAGTGAAAGTAGTgaagatagcaattatgataagAATATTGTGAGCCATATTCTTATTTGGtgtgactgtgtgtgtgtgttttcgtTATTTGTACTGAAGCTTTAATGCAGGGTTTAACGTGTGGGGAGCGCGTAAAAGATAAAATTGATTTTGGGAAGACGATTCAAAAATCTTCCTTTAATaacatatgatatgatatgacccATCAACTTGCCTCTTCTTTAATCATCATTTATCATTTATGGTCATATAAAAAGACGTTAAGTTGTATATTTTCTAATGGATTGGTAAATATAAAACAACATTTTATCTTTATCTTTATATTAGtcattattttatcttttataaaaCAACATTTTATCTTTAAGTTGTATACTTCAAACATGTTTACATCGAAAAGCTCATAAGACTCGACGTATTATATTTTTATGCCAACAAAATAATACTATTTTATCTTTATGTTTATATtaatcattatttttttatttttttaatcgaTATACCTACTCTATTCCTAAAATACTCATCAGTTCCACATATTTCTACTGCATGACTTGAACACTCAATCTTTAAGAGGAAAAACACAATTTCGATTTCAAGCCAAatttattgttttgtgtgatGATTTTCATGACATAAATTTTAGTGAAGTAATATTAAGTTTTCATATGTCTCTGCAAAATTGAACACCTTTTATATAGAGAAGATGGAAGTTAGATTCATTTATTTCTAGAGGAAAAACTGTAATTGTTCTCAACACTTGCAATTGTTCTCAAatttattgttttgtgtgatGATTTTCATGACATAAATTTTAGCGAAGTAACATTAAGTTTTCATATGTCTCTGCAAAATTGAACACCTTTTATATAGAGAAGGTGGAAGTTAGATTCATTTATTTCTAGAGGAAAAAATGTAATTGTTCTCAACACTTGCAATTGTTTGTTTTTGGCGGGGATTATGCCTCGTTGACCCTGCCAAGGGAGCTTCCCTCAGATCCCCTGTGTTTCCGAGTTAACTTTACCTTATCTGAGTGTGCATTATGCACCTCCAATATCGAGTTATAGGCAAAGCTTAATTTAGCATGTCTCAAGTTAATCTCAACTATAATAAAAAGATTGATGACATTAAATCACCAACATTTATCTTTCATCTTAGTTTAAcctttaattaactaaaataacaAACATAACACCAAACTTATGCATAAATGAAAATATCTTGAAGACTGAATTTTCATATTTGTATAATACACATTTTGCGTTCTCAACAATTTAGGTGATTGAAAGATTGAACACGTCAACTCATTGAGTAACTAAAGATACTATACATATAATTTATAGACAAATTTTAATGTTTATACTTGACATTATTATAATCCATGTGTCCTGTCCATTCATGAGCGCACAAAAGCGAAGCCTAAGTTTCCTAAAACAACAAAATGTCATGCTCACATAGGTAGTCATATCAATTCATGTATATACATCTTCACCTACACTTTTTCGAAAAAACTATGGAGAACATATTTGACCTAACCTTAATATGCAATTCTAAGAAAATACCTTGAGATGATGTAACCAAATCTTCTTGAATCTCCGAAAATAAGCTTTCCACATTGAACTTAACTCTGAATGTTAAATTAGAATGGAATTAGGTATCTTGCACTCAGAGATGTCAAACGACCTTTAAACAATCCAGATTATTGACTGATTTGTCAAGACCCTACCTAACCCTTTAATCAAGTGACCAACCAGATTCTGTTGAGATCGAAAAAATTCAACATAAATTATCCCACGAGTTATCATCTTATGTTCTATACTATGTCAAACACCAAAATATCTTGACTTTCCATTATACACTTGACTATATAACTTGGCCAATGTTGTTGCACTATCACAATGCATATAAATGGGGGAAATAACTAGGTTTTAGCCATAATGGAATCTAATAAATCAAATTCCTTATCCATTCTGTCTCTTTACCATTAGTAACTAGAGTTATAAATTAAGAATCCATTATCAAATtggtgatgcaaattggattctTTGAGGCACATAAGATTGCTCATCCTCCAAGTTGAAATACCAACCACTTGTGGATGAGTGGTCTTCAATATTGGTAATCCACCTTGCATTAGAATATCCTTCCAATAAAGTCGTATATGTTGACAAACAATAGTCTTTTGGTTTTTTTAAGATATTTAAGCACCCACCTTATTGCTTGCTAGTAAAGAGTACTAGGGTTGCTAGTGGAAGGTTTCCTACATCAAAGGAAATATCAGGACTTGTGCTACTCATGTCATATATTAAACATctaatgcttttaaatatttgaaTTGTGAAATCACTTGAACATTATTGGGCATAAGTTTCATACTCGAATCCCTAGGAGTACTAATTGGAGAACAATCTGAACAACTGAATTTCTTTAGTACTTGCTCAAGATAATGAGATTGTGTAATAGAACTTCCTTTGTGTTCACTCTTGATCCTTATTCCAAGACTCATTTCTACCTCCCCATACCCTTTACAGAGAATTAGGATGATAAAAATTCATAGTTATATCAACTTGTCTTCGATTTATTCCAAAGATcaacatatcatccacatatagacAAAtagttactatatatatatatatatatatatatatatatatatatatatatatatattaattttagcaTACATACACTTTTATGGTTAAATAAGACAACATCATCAAGTTTTAATGCCACTATTTAGGTGCCTGATTTAGCCCGTACATTGACTTAACCAACTTACACCCTTTATTCTTATTTTTAGGCATAATGAAACCCTCTGATTATTACATGTACACATTTTCCTCTAAATCAccatttaagaatgttgttataacATCTATTTGGTGAATGACTAGCTTGTGACTTACAATTAAGGCATTTAATAATCTTATAGTAGAAATATGAGTAACTGTTACATAAGTATCAAATTATTAAACACTACGTATTTGTATAAAACCTTTAACGACCCATTGAAAAGTAAATTTGTTAATTTATTCATTGACTTTTAGCTTTCTCTTGAAAATCCTTTTAAAATCTAATGCTTTACAACTTGGAAGAAAATCAGACAAGACGCAAAGTATTATTTTCCATGATGGAGTCCATGTCATCATTAATTGTTTATTTCCGGGAAGCAAAATCTTGAGATTTCATTGCATCTTCAAATGTTATAGGATCGATCTTCTTTAATTCTAAAACAATTAGAGTATTGAAATGCAATTTCCTTACTAGAACCCTCAACCAAATATAACTAGAAATCATGACCAAAAGATTTAGCCTTTATTTCTCGCTTTCTTTTCTGAAGCTCAAGGGATTCATTTAAATTAGGTACAACTTCATCTTACTTTTTAGTTCCACCAGAACTAGGAGGCATAACCTTAAATTAGGTGTAGATGAAAAGTGATTTCATTAAATATTACATCTCTAGATTGCATAACAGTATTAActgaaacataattattatattttaatacaaAGAACTTATAAGCGTTGGAATGATCAACATATCCGATGAAAATACAGTGAATACCTCTTTCacccaaacttttcattttgtgtTCACTTAGTCTTATAACTGCCAAAAAGCCCTAAACTTTGAGATAACttaaatttttttcttttgtacCAAGtgcataaggatttattttgttcCTTTTGTTTGGAACCCTATTCAATAGATAGAAAGTCGTTAACATGGATTCTCCCAATAACTCACCACTTATTCCTGAATATCACAACATGGAATTCACTATTTCCTTGAGAATTATATTCTTTCTTGCTGACATAATATTTTGTTGAGGGGTTTATGGAAATGTGGTTTTGTGTATTTACGTCTCGAATTTTTCTATACACATATCTAAGGGATTTGTCAGAGTTATTTTAAAATTGCATAGttctttaaaaattaaaacattttacatCCCGAAGTTAATATGTGTTTATAGTAAAATCTATTTATAAATACAACAACAAGGGAACTAAAATAATGACTTATAGTCTAATTCCTTGTGCTCCCATCTTCTCATGTACCACGACTGTTACTTGAACTTGTAAACCATGAAAGAATCACTACAACATCAAACAAAAATGTCAGGTGAGttatattctttttattttcatgTTTATCTATTATTCTTCTAACTCTTTCCATCTTTCTGTACTCTAACTTTCTTCTCTTTTCTTTCTTATACTCTACAATGTATTCTCCTCTTCTTATAGCATACACTGCTATTCTTTCTCATGCATTTATCTCTTCTACACTTTTCTCATGCCTTCTCATGTTATAGATCTCATAGTATATCTTATACTCTTTTTATCTAATCTTTTTCTTCTCATCTCATACTCTTTCTTAGCCTCTTCTCAGGATCAGCTCATACTTTTTCTTAGCCTCTTCTCAGGCTCATCTCATACTCTTTCTTAGACTCTTTTCAGGCTCATCTCATACTATATACATGCTCTATCTTTTTTTATCTCTCTCATGCTCTCCTCACTTTTTTCACTTTCTCCATGCTCTATCTCATCTCCTTTTTCTTTTTTATCCCTTCTATCTATGCTTGCCATTTTTATAGTCACACTATGCTCTTTTATCATCTCATACTCTTGGCATCCCTTTCTCTTAGTCTGCTAAATCTCATATCTCCATCTCAAATTCTCATGCTTCAACGTTTTATTCTCATTTAGACCCAAATggttaatcacatatgataacTACACTTATCATATAGGGGGAAACACATACCTCTATTCTTACCGGGAACAACCTTCCAGCCATAACCCCTTATCTTGAATCCCCACAGATCCCTTAACATCATTATTCTTCTTTCGAATCTCTTGCGGATTCCTTACTCTTAATTCCTCATGGATTATTTCTAAGTTCTTAAAGAACTTTCATACCTTGTTCCACACATGGAACCTTTCTCAATCTTATCTAACACACATGATCTTATTCCCACATGAATAATCTATCTACGTTACTAAAGGAATCATCATCTCTTTACCTATAAGGAATATAATCTCATCCCCGAAGGAACTCTATCTTATTCTCAAAGGAATCATCTTTCTATTCTTCTTATAATGTTTCTCTACACATGTCCCATGGAAATTCATTCTCCTTATCTCATCAAGAGATCTTTTATAATTCTCTAGTACTTAACTCATTAATTACATAATTTTGATTCTTCTTCTCAGCTCTTTTATGTATTCTATAAAATAACATTTGCATCTACACATACATATGTACtctataatataattataatgcATATAATAATATTCCATCGCTTTCTACCATCTATTAGGTATTTAACAAATACCATTCTTATCTACCATACAAACTCAAGGTATACTTGCATGCTCTAATACATGTTTCTAAACGTATACCTCATACATAATTTGAACATACGTACATGTTATGATACATGCTATGAAACTTATATTCTTAATCTATCTTCATCTAATAACTTGAAGGCATTCACTTACTAACCCCTCGCACTTCTCCTGCGCGTTCCAACTCTATAAGTGGTTACACTGCTACTTTTCTAACTCCTTTTTAACTCTTAGTGAAGTATTAAATCTAACCACTTCAATTCCATTCTAAGGTGTTATATCTAACTACAACTCTATTTGCTCAACAATATTTTAGTGCTCGTATGCTAACCTTCATATCTATTTTCTACTACTCCTGAGACCCTAAGTCTCAATCCATACATGATATATACTTCCAGGTACCATGTTAGTCTTTCTTATTCCACCACTCGTTCCTTAGGTAGCTGAATGGTTCCATTGAATCATAAGATGTGTAATCTGCCTGGAGTGCCCATGCTACTACATGTACACTATAACTATATAGTTTCAAAATTACACTTCACTAGCTAATTCACAATTATTCTATCTCGTTTCTCACAACCCAAATGCACAACATGAAAATTATTGAGTGTTCATCTTATTTAGTGCTCATTTGCTTACAAGCAagccattattgtgttcttgatACATATATAAGATGTATTTTCGTATACGTACTCATCTCTTACATGGGGAAGTCACACACTCTGAATGTTTCTAACTTCTCAATTCTATATGAAACTTGGTCACTTTATTCTCTACAAGGACTCTACACCCAGTCTTATACTCTTCCCACGAGTCCACTATCTTCTCACCATTCAATATAACTTCACAATCTTTCTCTAACTGGCCCTTTTTAGACATAGGGTTCAAAGTTTTCTCTTTCTCTAACAGTTACCTACAAGTAAATGGTTATATATCTTACGCATATGTATAGTATCTCACGAGTCTATCTCTTATCACCCTAGGAGTTACACCTACTCTTCTTTCTCTCTTATGGAAACACTACCAAGGTATCCTATCACACTTCATACTCTATCTCTTACTTCCACAAAATCCTTGACCCATTTCTCACGTTCTTTAGTTCTTAGCACATCAAGAATTGAACATTgctactgtaacgcccgtagatccgggctagtcaatttagagaggataggcgtcaaaaatggatttttgatgaaagattatttagaataaataatcttaactaagttatagtatatgttacaaggattccgtacatataaagaacgccgaaattcgagttataacgaagaagttatgacccgtcgaagtttcgcgacagaaccgacacgatgctgaatgacgtaaaaagtgaatttacgttagagcgatatttagacttagcgatctaaacaaaagtcgtagagttttTTAAACCacgagcgtgcataaaaagaacgtccaaatctgacttcgtatgaggaagttatgatttttctaagtttcgacttagcggtatgtagcccgaatactcgatttgagatcgagcggtttttagccgaaacaatctaaatgagaatcgaagatctcgtcattagtagtgcaacggtaaaaagacagacgaaagcggacgtcggatgaaggagttatgattttataacgaagttttcctatcccggcctactaaaaataatataataaaaataaagtcaaaattagccgacggagtctaaatgaaagttgtagagcataatctcacctttgcgtggatataaagaacgtaaaaaacggagctcgtatgcgaaagttatgaatttttgaagatcgtggcccacataccaaagcttatccgaagcgtacgcccagcgtaaccaaaattacgcccagcgtaatcccagacccaacaacctataaatagaactcgagatcAGCCATTTCCCTTTCTaattttcttcatttctctctaagttttgcataCCAACTATATCtcgaagccccagtgttattctcgagccccgaagcaagttccaaagtctcgaagatcccgaggagcgttattcccgagccaaaGCCCAGCCCGCGAGGAgcctggtttttgtgaagatcttccagatctacggaggaatactacttctgcaagtcgtagtactgcccgatcatcttctgatcaagtgagtgtatagtccctttcataaacacgatattaatacaagtattgtttgaatgtattaaatatatgttttgggtgagtgtgtagtcactctcttctaacacataaatataaagtattttctatgaaatacatgctatgtgtttaatatattgttgtttatttgagatgagtgtggaatggatgttttatatagtttttaaatgagttaaactgtatatgtattttatacaaatatgttgggtagaacatgggtagatgagatagttggtatgtgataaaatgatgaggtatgaaagatgattaagaatgatattggcagatgcaccaattagagaatgtcataatgctagcagatgcgcttaagcataatattggtagatgcccCAAATAGAGAATGACATAATACTAGTAGATTcacttaagaataatattggtagatgcaccaactagagattgtcataatactagcagatgcgcttaaggataatattggcagatgtgcctaatagtgaatgtcgtaatcctggcagaggcgcttaaaggatgatgttggcagatacgccttatgtagcaatggaagtttgtgctaattccttaggtcaatccttaggaatgaatgaaggaagGATAATTGATtaatagggtaaaaccttaagaaataaagaatataatggtgatgggtaattgggttgattgtttaatggttaaatataataattatattattgtgggttgaaaaccctatatgctcaccaggctcccaagcctgaccc includes these proteins:
- the LOC111919987 gene encoding sodium/calcium exchanger NCL yields the protein MAHNILIIIAIFTTFTSATAGRLITTTTTATNSSSDIVNDGVHGGSRGVLRLNPFLSLSSSTEESGICEQTYGFLPCTTTVFGNLFLILVYGYLMFIAATYLSAGSELMLEILGPGIVGGLFLPVLGALPDAMLILVSGLSGSSETAQDQVSVGMGLLAGSTVMLLTVIWGTCIIVGKCDLQNSIAIDNQDTKGFNLLGSGVSTDIWTSYSAMIMAVSLLPFIVVQFPQIMHSTSGRHVAVLIGLIVTISLLIAYCIYQVYQPNIQKRRIAFAKHKHVRSRILNYLKTNAYEGFLDDKGHPNREVLFRLFNSVDVNGDKHLSQAELRALVVGMQLNDINLNEDDAVLKVMKDFDTSGNDEIDFEEFVSGITKWIDEAKSTILASHVSGPDTTNYFHDYYEETKREHYLLGDEGGDHDEENGVNDPQWTTIKALLFLLLGTIVAALFADPLVDAVGGFSSATNIPSFFISFIVLPIATNSSESVSAIIFASRKKQRSASLTFSELYGSATMNNLLCLSVFLALVYVRGLTWDFTSEVLVIVIVCIVMGVFGSLRTTFPLWTCFIAFVLYPFSLVLVYILDYWYGWS